Genomic segment of Candidatus Protochlamydia amoebophila UWE25:
CTTCTTTTAAAATTTGACATGCCGCATCAGCTCGAAGAAGAATAGGCTTACCTAAACTCAGAGCAATCTTCTTCGCGTATTTTTCAGACGCAAAATCATTGATATGGTTCTGTAAAATAATAGCAGAAGCTTCCTTCATTAAAGATAAATAACTCTCATCGCATTTGGCAATCACAAGTACCTGATCTTTGACCGCATAAGGAGCTTTAGACTGAGGAGCAAGAACTATTACTACGTTCCCATGCACACGTATACCATATCCAGAGTGCCCTCTTACCAAAACATCTCCAATATTTTCAACGATCATCATATTGGTCGTTCCTGAAAATCCAAAAGGAGTTCCTGCAGTAATCACAACCAAATCTCCATAGCTGACGTGTTGACTTCCAAGGGCGAAATCACTGATTTTTTTTAAACTTTTATCTAAAGAGTTACAAGGTTCACTTAAAAAAGGAATAACTCCCCAATTAAATGCCAACTGATGAAAAATTTTTTCTTTTGCTGTCATCGCAATAATAGGCATTTTAGGCCTAAGTCTTGATAAAAGTCGTGCCGTTGTTCCTGCTTTAGTAAAAGCAAAAATAGCTTTAGCGCTAGAACTGTAAGCTGTTTTTACAGTAGCTAAAGTCACAGCAGAGGGAACATCATGATAAACTAAAGGGGCATGTTGATCAAAAAAAGTACTGTAGTTGAAATCAGCTTCAGCCTCTTCTACGATACTTCGCATCACATTAACCGTCTCAACAGGATAACGACCAATTGCTGTTTCTCCTGAAAGCATGATAGCAGATGTACTATCATAAATCGCATTTGCTACATCAGATGTTTCTGCACGAGTTGGTCTAGGATTATTGATCATTGATTCTAACATCTGCGTTGCTGTCACAACTGGCTTGCCTGCCAAATAACTTTTACGGATCATCATTTTCTGCAATCTAGGAACATGGCTTAAAGGAACTTCAACCCCTAAATCTCCTCTTGCTATCATGATTCCGTCTGCTGCTTGGACAATGCTATCAAAATTTTGCACCCCTTCACTATTTTCAATTTTTGCAATAACTAGAATATCAGTTTTTTTTTCATCAGCTAATAAACGCTTAATCTCCAAGACATGTTCTGCAGAACGAACAAAGGAAGCAGCAATCAAGTCAATATCCTGGCTACATCCAAAACGAATATCGTCAATGTCTTTTTCGGTGACAGCAGGCAAATTTAGGCTTGTATTGGGAATATTAACTCCTTTACTTGAACGAATCATCCCGCTGTTATTAATTTCAACAAGCACACCTTCGGATGAATTTTCAATCACGCGTGAGGCAATATACCCATCATCAAATAAAATTGTTGTCCCAACAGGAAGTTGATCTAAAATATTGAGAGGAAAAATAGAAACCTGA
This window contains:
- the pyk gene encoding pyruvate kinase encodes the protein MALIRTKIVCTIGPACNSLEKIIELINVGMNVARLNFSHGTQEEHLRTINLLKEARCQLNLPLAIMLDTKGPEIRLGKIRDGQIFLTVGQKWRLVKKEVLGDESQVSIFPLNILDQLPVGTTILFDDGYIASRVIENSSEGVLVEINNSGMIRSSKGVNIPNTSLNLPAVTEKDIDDIRFGCSQDIDLIAASFVRSAEHVLEIKRLLADEKKTDILVIAKIENSEGVQNFDSIVQAADGIMIARGDLGVEVPLSHVPRLQKMMIRKSYLAGKPVVTATQMLESMINNPRPTRAETSDVANAIYDSTSAIMLSGETAIGRYPVETVNVMRSIVEEAEADFNYSTFFDQHAPLVYHDVPSAVTLATVKTAYSSSAKAIFAFTKAGTTARLLSRLRPKMPIIAMTAKEKIFHQLAFNWGVIPFLSEPCNSLDKSLKKISDFALGSQHVSYGDLVVITAGTPFGFSGTTNMMIVENIGDVLVRGHSGYGIRVHGNVVIVLAPQSKAPYAVKDQVLVIAKCDESYLSLMKEASAIILQNHINDFASEKYAKKIALSLGKPILLRADAACQILKEGQLVTLDPEKALVYKGVVLDQLLASGEFS